The DNA region CGGGAAGCGGCAGGTCCTCGCCGACGAGCCCTTCACGCCGAAAGGGATGGAGAGGGCGGAGAGCGAGGCGCCGTGACCGCGAAACGCAACGGAAAGGACTTCGAGGCCATCGAGCGCGCGATCGCCGATTTCCGGGCCGGGAAGTTCGTCGTGATCGTGGACGACGAGGACCGCGAGAACGAGGGCGACCTCGCGATCGCGGCGGAGCGGGTGACCCCCGAGGCGATCAACTTCATGGCGCGCGAGGGCCGTGGTCTGATCTGCCTCTCGCTGACCTCGGAGCGGTGCGACGAGCTGGGCCTCCCGCCGATGGTCGAGGACAACACGTCGCCCTTCGGGACGGCGTTCACCGTCTCCATCGAGGCGCGCGGACGGGTCACGACCGGGATCTCGGCCGCGGATCGCGCGGCGACCGTCCGGGTGGCGATCGATCCCGCGACCAAGCCGGCCGACCTCCTGCGGCCGGGCCACATGTTCCCGCTGCGCGCGGCGCCCGGCGGCGTCCTGAAGCGGGCCGGCCAGACGGAGGCGTCGGTCGACCTCGCTCGGATCGCCGGTATGATCCCCGCGGCGGCGATCTGCGAGATCATGAACGACGACGGGACGATGGCGCGTCTTTCCGACCTCCAGCGCTTCGTCGCCCGCCACGATCTCGCGCTCATCACGGTCGCGGACCTGATCCGCTACCGGATGCAGACCGAACGCCTCGTCCGCCGGATCGCCGCGCCC from Thermoanaerobaculia bacterium includes:
- the ribB gene encoding 3,4-dihydroxy-2-butanone-4-phosphate synthase, producing MTAKRNGKDFEAIERAIADFRAGKFVVIVDDEDRENEGDLAIAAERVTPEAINFMAREGRGLICLSLTSERCDELGLPPMVEDNTSPFGTAFTVSIEARGRVTTGISAADRAATVRVAIDPATKPADLLRPGHMFPLRAAPGGVLKRAGQTEASVDLARIAGMIPAAAICEIMNDDGTMARLSDLQRFVARHDLALITVADLIRYRMQTERLVRRIAAP